DNA sequence from the Pirellulales bacterium genome:
CTCACTATCACACTTGCCACGACTCCCTAATTCCGTGGTTCACTCCGTCGCACATTCCGGGGCGACCGTCGCCGCTTTCCCTGTCGCCGAGTTGGGAATGAGGCACAAGAATTTCATCGGCACCGGGCCGGTGTTGCGGAATTGGTGGATTTCGCTGGGTTGGACGAAGACCACATCGCCCGCCTTGATCGGGTGTTGCTGGCCACCCTCAAACACCACGCCGTTGCCTTCGAGTACGAACACTTCGTGCTCGTAATCGTGGCTGTGCCGCGGCGTGAAACCGCCAGGTGCGACTTCGAATTGTCGCATGGCGAAGGTCGGAGTTCCATCCGATTCGTTGAGGAGTTGGCGAACGGTGCAACCCTTGGCTCCTTCCATTTCAACGGGCTTGGAGGAGATGGCTTGGGAGGATTTGACTATCATCGTTGAACTCGCAATCTCACGTGCTTTGAATCGCTGAATATCGCTAATCGCCACTTGGGGGCTACGTTCATGAGTGCTCATTCGCCGCGATGAGCAGTTTGCTCTTCCATGTTGGTTCGATTGTTGTCTGCTTTGAGACGGATTCGTTTGCCTCGATAGTGATCGAGTGCAATGGCCGCGATAGAAACGATGCCGATCAGCAGTACTTCGATGACCAGAATCATCAGTCCGTGCTGGTCGAGTAAGTTTAAAAGAGGATGGACTCGGTCTGAATCGTCAGCAATTCCTTGCCCATGATTGACTTTGATTAACATTAGATAATACGCAAATGCAGTAATGCAAAACGCCACTCCGACGAGGCCGGAGAGAACGTAGAAGGGATTGATCGGTTCTTTGCGTTGAGCCATGGGTTGGATGCTGGATTCGAGCTGGATAATGCTAGTCGCCGAAAGGTGCCTGGACATGCCAGCCTACCGCGATCGGCGCGGCCAGGTTAGCGCCGAACATTGTGTGCCGTGGAACAGTCCAACGTGATGTCGTCGGAATAAAATCAATGTTCCGCTGGATGTCTATTGCCGTTCCGACAAGGGACAGTACCAGACGACCAAATGCCGCCGCTGCGACGAACGTCAAAACGGTATCGCTATCGTCAAGTCGATGGAGTGCCGCAGTGCTATCTTAGATGATAGAATTAGAGGTTTCGCCCGACTACCCGTGACCGGCTTGCATGTCGATATTTTCCGGCATTACCGTGGCTTGCTTTGCCGCCAGTTACTCAATATCGCTGGTGTTAGAAGCGACTCGGCTATTTTTCCGCAGCAGTGTACGTGGGGCGGTCATGCTGGCCTTTGGCGCTGCGGGGCTATTGGCCCATACACTCTTTTTGCTGCAACGTGTACTCAATGCCACAGGTACGCCGCTGTCGAGCGCCTTTGATTGGTACCTTGTCGCGGCTTGGATTCTGGTCGTCATCTACTTGTTTTTGGCTTGGTATCATCCCAAGACTGCCGTCGGACTGTATTTGTTGCCGCTGGTGCTGGGATTGATTCTGAGGGCGTGGTTTGCCGATCGGAAACCGTTTCCGGAGTCCGACGCAGGACAGGTTTGGGGGATGATTCATGGCGTCTTTCATTTGCTGGGACTGGTGGCTGTGACTGTCGGCTTTGTCGCCGGTATCATGCATCTGATTCAGTCAAACCGTCTGAAACAGAAAACAACACTACCAACCGGTTTGAAGCTGCCGAGTTTGGAATGGCTGGAGCGGGTGAATTCACGAGCGATTGTGATTTCGGTGCTGACGATCGGAACAGGCTTCTTGAGCGGCATGGTGCTCAACCTAGTGCTGCATCGGCGGCAACTCAACGATGAGGTACCGTGGAACGACCCGATTATTTGGCGATCAGCAGCAATGTTTGGCTGGCTGCTGGTGATCGCAATTTTCAGTGCGATCTACCGCCCGGCCCGCAGAGGCCGAAAAGTAGCGTATTTGACGGTGGCAAGTTTCGTGTTTTTGGTGGCCTCGGTGGGGGTCGGGCTACTGTTGCCGAGCGAACATGGGACGAAACAGGAAGGTGGTGGACGGAAGGTGCAAGGGGGCCGAGATCAGAAATCTAACCTCGGACATCAGATGCCTACCTCCACTCAACCCTTCACCCATTCCTCCCATCACCCGTTCCTCTCGTCGCTAGCCTGCCGCTTTCCGCCTATCCTGGAGGTTCGGCGATGAAACTCCAGATGGTCGGTTGTAGCCATCACAACGCCTCGGTTGACATACGGGAACGGCTGGTGTTCAGTGCTGCCCAAGCCGCCAGCGCACTAGGGTTATGGCGACGGCGGTTTCCGGCGAGCGAAGCGGTGCTGCTGTCGACTTGTAATAGGACCGAAGTTTACACCGCGGCAGATGATCCAGCGGTGGTGCCCACCGAACAACAAGTGAAGCAGTTCTTGGCCGAATTTCATGGTCTGGAACTACATCAAGTCTTTGACGAACTGTTCGAGCAATCCGGGGAGGGGGCCGTGCGACACCTATTTTCGGTCGCGGCCAGCCTGGATAGCATGGTACTCGGTGAGCCGCAGATTCTTGCGCAGGTGAAACAGGCCTATCAATTGGCTCAGCAACATGAGAGCATCGGCCCGATTACCCACGACATCTTCCAGCGCGCCTTGAAAGTTGCCAAACGCGTGGCCACGGAAACTGCGATCAACGAAAGCCGAGTAAGCGTCGCCAGCGTCGCCGTGGCGGATTTCGCACGGCAAGTGTTTGAGACCTTCGACGACAAGCAAGTGCTGGTGATTGGCGCCGGCGAGATGGCCGAGGAAGCGATCGTCTACTTAAAAGAAGACGGCGCTCGGCGAATCACGGTTGTTAATCGCGGCGCCGCTCGGGCCAAAGAATTGGCGAACCGTTGCGGCGGTCAGTCGGCAATGTGGGAAGAACTCGATGCGCTGCTCGTCGCGGCCGATGTTGTCGTGAGCACAACCGGTGCTGAACAGCCGATCGTCAGCCGGGAGCGGTTTCAAAAAATTGAAGAGCGGCGTTACCAACGGCCGCTGTTTATTCTGGATTTGGCCGTGCCGCGGGACTTTGAGGCGGCGATTGGTGATTGCTTGGGCGTTTACTTATATTCGCTCGACGACCTGCAGGAAGTTTGTCGCAGGAACCGCGCTCAGCGCGACAAGGAGTTGCCCATGGCCATTGAGATTGTCGAGTCCGAGACTAGCCAGTTTATGCAAGAGCTATATCACCGAGCCACAGGGCCGATCATCCAGCAACTTCGACAAGGTTGGCAAGACATCCGCGACGATGAGTTGCGCCGATTGTTCAACAAACTGCCCGATCTCGACGAGCGTACCAAATCAGAAATTTCGCAATCGTTCGAGCGCTATGTGAACAAGCTCTTGCACCCGCCGCTGGAATCGCTGCGACGAGAATCTCGCTATGGAACTCCGCAGGGCCTGCTGGAAGCGCTGAAGCGGCTGTTTCATTTGAAGGACTGAGGAACGCGGGAAAAATAACTTCGGTGTTGGTTGAGGTTCGACAGGACGATTGCAAAGTCCCATCTGTATTAGGAAAAGACCAATCCGAACTGGGTGATCCGGCAACCACCACGCCGGTGCAGTTGAAGCATATACGCGGCCATGGGCAGGTGGAGAACAGCCTGCACTTCGTCCAAGACCGTGGGTGGGACGAAGTCCGACACTAGAGTCGTCGGCCAGGATTGACGTCGCGGCTGGCAAGTCTCACCGTCGTCGCCCTTACCCTGTTACGTCTGGCCAACCCCAAAGATCGCCGGCCAATCCGGGCTCGCGCCAATGAACTCTGCTAGCACCCGATCTACCCACTTAAACTCATCGGAGCTTTGAACGAATGACTTTGCAATCGTCCTGTGGCCGAAGGCCCAAGTTCCCAAGATTCGGACCCGAAAGATCTTGGGTCGAACGCCGTTCTGTGAGATTCTAGAGCAGCAAATCCATTACCGGTTTTACCGGCTCCACGCCCGTAAGCCGCACATCAAGCCCCTGATGCTTCACGCTCAGTCGGCGGTGGTCGATGCCCATCAGGTGAAGAATAGTCGCGTTCAACTCGTGAATATGAACGGGGTTTTCGGTGATGTTGTAGCTGAAATCGTCCGTCGCTCCATAAGTAATTCCCGGCTTCACGCCGGCACCGGCCATCCAGGCGGTAAAGCATTTGGGGTGGTGATCACGTCCGTATTCGGTCTTGGTAAGGTTGCCTTGGCAATAGACCGTGCGGCCAAATTCGCCGGTCCAAACTACCAGAGTATCCTCGAAGAGTCCGCGCTGTTTGAGATCCTTGATAAGGGCGGCGCTGCCCTGGTCGACGTCGTGACATTGCGATTTCAAATCGCGAGGTAAGTTCGCATGTTGATCCCAGCCGCGATGAAAGATTTGCACGGTGCGAACTCCTTGTTCCACCAGTCGCCGCGCAAGCAAGCAACTGGCGGCAAAGGTGCCAGGCTGCTTCACATCGGGGCCGTATAGGTCGAGTGTGGCTGGCGACTCGCCGGAAATATCGACCACGTTCGGCAACGAGGTCTGCATCCGGAAGGCCATTTCGTACTGGGCGGTGCGGGCGGCTGTTTCGGGGTCTCCAAATTCATCGAATTGCTGCCGGTTTAGTTCGGCCAGTGAATCGAGCATGTCGCGCCGCGTTTTTCCCGTCACGCCGGGCGGATCGCTTAAATACAGCACAGGATCGCCCTTGGCCCGTAGCGCGACGCCTTGATGCTTCGACGGCAGAAAGCCGCTTCCCCACAGCCGGCTAAATAGCGCCTGGGCGTCGTTCTTGCTGCTCCAGGTCGGTGTCATCACAACGAACGCCGGCAAATTGTGACATTCGGTTCCCAGGCCATACGACAGCCAAGAGCCCATGCTCGGCCGACCGGGAATTTGATTGCCGGTTTGGATATAGGTACATGCCGGGTCGTGATTGATCGCTTCGGTGTGCAGCGACTTGATGAACGCCAAATCGTCAACCACGCCGGCCGTGTGCGGCAATAGTTCGCTGACCCACGCGCCGCTTTGGCCATGCTGGGCGAACTTGAACATCGACGGTGCAATCGGGAACCGCTTTTGCCCGGAGGTCATGGTCGTCAATCGCTGTCCGTTGCGCACCGATTCGGGCAAGTCTTTGTCGAACAGATCGTTCATCTTTGGCTTGTAGTCGAACAGATCCATTTGCGACGGAGCGCCGTTCATAATCAGATAGATCATCCGCTTCGCCTTCGGCGCAAAGTGAGGCAATTCCGGCAAGCCGCCGGCCGATTCGGATCCGACGCCGATGGACGCCGCTGTACTTGCGCGGGCATATCGAGCCTGATTGGCGAGCATGCCAGCCAAGGTAAAGCTGCCGATGCCAGCAGCGGACCTGCCGAGAAACGCTCGCCGTGTCATTGCGAGTTGGAATCGTTCGAGAGGAGTCATGATGGGGCTAGAGGTTAGGGTGAAATGAAAAACGCAGATTGCATTAACCCTTCGTTAAAACCTCGTCCAAGTTCAATATCAGGCTTCCAACCATGGTCCAGGCGGCGTGTTCCGCTGCATCGAGCGATTCATCGCGCTTTGAATCGCCGACCGCAAGCAATTTTTTCGCCGCTGGGCCGTCGGCCTTGTAAACGGCCAAATGTTTTTCGTAGCTACTCACCATGACGGCGAGTTCTTCATCCTTGGGCAAGCGGCCTGTGGCCAAGCGGAACATATGGGCCGCGCGAGCTTTCGGTTCCATGCCGACGTCTTTCATTCCGCGGGCGGCCAAGTGGCGGGCAGCCTCGACAAACTGCACGTCGTTCATCAGCGCCAGGGCCTGGGTCGGCGTATTGGTTCGCGATCGGCGCGGCGTGCAATTTTCGCGCGACGGGGCATCCAGCAGCGTCAATGTCGG
Encoded proteins:
- a CDS encoding cupin domain-containing protein, which gives rise to MIVKSSQAISSKPVEMEGAKGCTVRQLLNESDGTPTFAMRQFEVAPGGFTPRHSHDYEHEVFVLEGNGVVFEGGQQHPIKAGDVVFVQPSEIHQFRNTGPVPMKFLCLIPNSATGKAATVAPECATE
- the ccsA gene encoding cytochrome c biogenesis protein CcsA, which codes for MSIFSGITVACFAASYSISLVLEATRLFFRSSVRGAVMLAFGAAGLLAHTLFLLQRVLNATGTPLSSAFDWYLVAAWILVVIYLFLAWYHPKTAVGLYLLPLVLGLILRAWFADRKPFPESDAGQVWGMIHGVFHLLGLVAVTVGFVAGIMHLIQSNRLKQKTTLPTGLKLPSLEWLERVNSRAIVISVLTIGTGFLSGMVLNLVLHRRQLNDEVPWNDPIIWRSAAMFGWLLVIAIFSAIYRPARRGRKVAYLTVASFVFLVASVGVGLLLPSEHGTKQEGGGRKVQGGRDQKSNLGHQMPTSTQPFTHSSHHPFLSSLACRFPPILEVRR
- a CDS encoding glutamyl-tRNA reductase; amino-acid sequence: MKLQMVGCSHHNASVDIRERLVFSAAQAASALGLWRRRFPASEAVLLSTCNRTEVYTAADDPAVVPTEQQVKQFLAEFHGLELHQVFDELFEQSGEGAVRHLFSVAASLDSMVLGEPQILAQVKQAYQLAQQHESIGPITHDIFQRALKVAKRVATETAINESRVSVASVAVADFARQVFETFDDKQVLVIGAGEMAEEAIVYLKEDGARRITVVNRGAARAKELANRCGGQSAMWEELDALLVAADVVVSTTGAEQPIVSRERFQKIEERRYQRPLFILDLAVPRDFEAAIGDCLGVYLYSLDDLQEVCRRNRAQRDKELPMAIEIVESETSQFMQELYHRATGPIIQQLRQGWQDIRDDELRRLFNKLPDLDERTKSEISQSFERYVNKLLHPPLESLRRESRYGTPQGLLEALKRLFHLKD
- a CDS encoding DUF1501 domain-containing protein; its protein translation is MTPLERFQLAMTRRAFLGRSAAGIGSFTLAGMLANQARYARASTAASIGVGSESAGGLPELPHFAPKAKRMIYLIMNGAPSQMDLFDYKPKMNDLFDKDLPESVRNGQRLTTMTSGQKRFPIAPSMFKFAQHGQSGAWVSELLPHTAGVVDDLAFIKSLHTEAINHDPACTYIQTGNQIPGRPSMGSWLSYGLGTECHNLPAFVVMTPTWSSKNDAQALFSRLWGSGFLPSKHQGVALRAKGDPVLYLSDPPGVTGKTRRDMLDSLAELNRQQFDEFGDPETAARTAQYEMAFRMQTSLPNVVDISGESPATLDLYGPDVKQPGTFAASCLLARRLVEQGVRTVQIFHRGWDQHANLPRDLKSQCHDVDQGSAALIKDLKQRGLFEDTLVVWTGEFGRTVYCQGNLTKTEYGRDHHPKCFTAWMAGAGVKPGITYGATDDFSYNITENPVHIHELNATILHLMGIDHRRLSVKHQGLDVRLTGVEPVKPVMDLLL